The genomic region AAGGGGTGTTCACCAGGACCATGAAGTCCGGTGACCGGTCATATTATATCACCTATTATGCCGGCGGCAAGAAGGTATTTGAGAAGGTCGGGAAGCAGTCGGAAAAGTATACCGCCGAGTTGGCTTACCAGATCCGGATCGAAAGGATCCGGGAGAGGCGACACGGACGGGAGCTCGATATAAGAAAGAAAGCTCCAAGGTTCTCTACAGTGGCAGACAAATACCTCGCGTGGGCAGCCAAGAACAAGGCGCGTGAAGGTTATGACGACACCAATAGGTACAATAAACACCTCAAGGACAGCATCGGAAAGAAACGCCTGGACGACCTCACTCCAATGGTACTGGAAGAACTCAAGAGCGACCTTTACAGGAAGGGCCTCTCGGATGCCACGGTGAAGCACATCCTGGTCCTGGTGCGCATGGTCTGGAACAAGGCGGTCGCTTGGAACTTGTGGAAGGGGGAAAACCCTATCAAGAAGATTAAACTGCCGACTGTACAGAACCGCCGCGAGAGGTACCTGTCCCCGGAGGAGGCCGCCCTCATCCTTGCGAAACTGAAGGAAAGATCGTCTACAACGCACGATATCGCGCTCCTTTCCCTCCGGTGCGGCCTGCGTTTCGGGGAGATCACGAGCCTCCGCCGCATGGATATTGACCTCGACAACGGGATCATTAATGTCTCGGACCCCAAAAACAAGACATCCAGGAAGGCCTTCATGACCCCGGCCGTTAGGGAAATACTTCAGGCCCGTTTGCCCGAATATCCCGAGGAATACGTGTTCACCGACCGACAGGGACAAAAAATCCGTGAGCTCTCTAATGCCTTTGACAGAGTCGTTGAAGGCCTTGGCTGGAACGCTGGCATCACGGACCGGCGGCAAAAGGTGACGTTTCACACCCTCAGACATACCCATGCCAGCCTTCTCGCCATTCAGGGTGAATCCTTGATCACGATCGCAGAGGCCCTGGGGCACAAATCCCTACAGATGGTGAAACGATATGCCCACCTGTCCGATACGACCCGAAGGGAAGCGGCCGAGAAGCTGGAGCGTACGATGGCTGAGGCCGTGCCGGTGATCGAGGAGTCGAAAGAGCACAAGGCGGGAAAGGCGAGGAACGGAAAGAAGAAGCCGGTGAAGAAGTCTCCAAGGAAGACCGCAGCGAAGAAATAGGGCCTCTGAGACGTCCACTGAGGGGTAGGTGCTACACGACTATTCCTCACACCCCGAAACGCGCTCAGATTGAGAATATGAAGAAACAGGAAGGAGAATGGAAGGATGACCGCACGGACAAAACGCTCAGATCCGAAACCAAAGAAAAGGAAGCCAGAGAAAAAGGTGCCCAGCAAGACCACGGCGCCTGTCGAGCAAGCCGCTGAGAGAGAACCCGATATTGCGGACGTTACCATTGCGGACGTTACAAACGTGGACGAACGCGTAGAACAGAAAGGTGTCTACGTCAAAGACTTCGTGATGGACCGCATCATGCTTATCGAGCGCTTGTACGAGAAAAAGCAGAGCGTTACCGGAGTCCCAACTGGGTTTTCCGACCTCGACAGACTGACGAGCGGCCTGCAACCGGGCAACCTCATAGTAGTCGCGGGACGTTCCGGCGTAGGAAAGGCCGCCCTCTGCATGAACATCGCGCAACATGTTTCCATGTTACCGGAGAACCCTATTCCGGCAGGCATCTTCTCCATGGGAATGTCCAGGGAGGAGTTCATCATGAGGTTGCTCAGCTCCGAGTCAGGCATTGACCACACCAAGCTTAGAACGGGCACGTTTACCCGGGACAATTGGATACCACTGGTCAGGGCGGCAGGGAAGCTTTCGGAAAGCAAGCTCATCATAGATGATACCGCAGCGCTGCCCATCACCGAACTTCTTGATCGAGCGCGAGAATGGAAGGAGGAGTGTGACGCGGGCCA from Syntrophorhabdus sp. harbors:
- a CDS encoding tyrosine-type recombinase/integrase, with protein sequence MPEGYEKTKYQGVFTRTMKSGDRSYYITYYAGGKKVFEKVGKQSEKYTAELAYQIRIERIRERRHGRELDIRKKAPRFSTVADKYLAWAAKNKAREGYDDTNRYNKHLKDSIGKKRLDDLTPMVLEELKSDLYRKGLSDATVKHILVLVRMVWNKAVAWNLWKGENPIKKIKLPTVQNRRERYLSPEEAALILAKLKERSSTTHDIALLSLRCGLRFGEITSLRRMDIDLDNGIINVSDPKNKTSRKAFMTPAVREILQARLPEYPEEYVFTDRQGQKIRELSNAFDRVVEGLGWNAGITDRRQKVTFHTLRHTHASLLAIQGESLITIAEALGHKSLQMVKRYAHLSDTTRREAAEKLERTMAEAVPVIEESKEHKAGKARNGKKKPVKKSPRKTAAKK